A section of the Dehalococcoidia bacterium genome encodes:
- a CDS encoding LLM class flavin-dependent oxidoreductase has translation MSHPAQQLRFGVNLSTSATAGADPARDAVLAEQLGFDLIACSDHLHTAYPNFETWTFLTWVAAQTRRVMILSNVLGLPYRPPAVIAKMAESLHRLSGGRMILGLGAGAVDAEFAAFGLPVRSPGEKVAALEEALDIIQALWREPNVRFAGRHYAVDGATITPRPTSAIPIWLGTYGPKAVRLAAERADGWVPSMPYLPLAKAVERRAQLREAAAAAGRDPDALTCAYNITVGVGRFTPRGETIAGEPPEVAARLAEVVRAGFTFPIFWIVGDQRTGMERLAGEVLPRVRELVGG, from the coding sequence ATGTCCCACCCCGCTCAGCAGCTTCGCTTTGGCGTTAATCTCTCTACCTCGGCGACGGCTGGTGCCGACCCCGCGCGCGACGCCGTCCTTGCCGAACAGCTCGGCTTCGACCTCATCGCCTGCTCCGACCATCTCCACACCGCGTATCCGAACTTCGAGACGTGGACATTCCTAACGTGGGTCGCTGCCCAGACACGCCGGGTGATGATCCTCTCCAACGTGCTCGGCCTGCCCTATCGCCCGCCGGCGGTAATCGCCAAGATGGCGGAGTCGCTCCACCGGCTGTCGGGCGGCCGGATGATCTTGGGGCTTGGCGCTGGGGCGGTCGATGCTGAATTCGCCGCCTTCGGGCTGCCGGTGCGCTCGCCTGGCGAGAAGGTCGCCGCCCTCGAGGAGGCGCTCGACATCATTCAGGCGCTCTGGCGGGAGCCGAACGTCCGTTTCGCCGGGCGCCACTATGCGGTCGATGGCGCGACGATCACGCCCCGGCCGACAAGCGCGATCCCGATCTGGCTGGGGACGTATGGACCGAAGGCGGTGCGTCTAGCGGCTGAGCGCGCCGACGGCTGGGTGCCTTCTATGCCCTATCTGCCGCTTGCCAAAGCAGTCGAGAGACGGGCGCAGCTGCGCGAGGCGGCTGCTGCCGCCGGGCGGGACCCGGACGCGCTCACCTGCGCCTACAACATCACGGTTGGAGTGGGGCGCTTCACGCCGCGCGGCGAGACGATCGCCGGCGAGCCGCCGGAGGTTGCCGCCCGGCTTGCAGAGGTCGTCCGAGCAGGGTTCACCTTCCCCATCTTCTGGATCGTCGGCGATCAGCGGACCGGAATGGAGCGTCTGGCCGGCGAGGTGCTCCCCCGCGTGCGCGAGCTGGTCGGCGGCTGA
- a CDS encoding ABC transporter substrate-binding protein translates to MGRNGLALAACAALILAACAPPAPSAAPAPGGTATADEQRDDQQVLRIGAAGLIAHPTPWSTGGNAYMLWTLYDNLISLGKDYTPRPSIAERWELLPDNTTWRFFIRRDMTWPNGEKLTAADVEFTMNQVIEKNWPQRAPFASITGARLVDEYTVDFIARQTDQSIPNASQQLWIVPKRYLEQVGDREFVLRPMGSGPYELVEFRATDILRVRKKSTPHPFRRAIADELIIRQIPENSQVVAGLRTGDLDIASSRNLTAEQADTLKAAGLVVLANPGSNIAGIMLQGRAETENTPLRDRRVRLAVNYAVDRASIARAIYRDYGQPTGQLAFPGTLYHDPAVPPFPFDPARARQLLAEAGYPNGFRLPCGIDFTLSMTPSDLVVAVQSNLRQVGIEVEVNQLELTEYVDKAYGRKQQCDMMFGGTADFLGFGPSRVFQGCGKPAGGGPGTTWYCNPEWDRLMDLAYAERDLQKRIEYARQANAIQRQDSYLLFMLNAPSFIAYSPKIRGMNIELSFIYNFDSVYRVR, encoded by the coding sequence ATGGGCCGGAATGGGCTCGCGCTCGCTGCCTGTGCTGCGCTGATCCTTGCCGCTTGCGCTCCTCCTGCTCCCTCTGCTGCCCCGGCGCCGGGCGGAACGGCGACCGCCGACGAGCAGCGCGACGATCAGCAGGTCCTCCGCATCGGTGCTGCCGGCCTGATTGCGCACCCGACGCCCTGGTCAACCGGCGGCAACGCCTACATGCTCTGGACCCTGTATGACAACCTCATCTCGCTCGGGAAGGACTACACGCCGCGGCCGTCGATCGCCGAACGCTGGGAGCTGCTTCCAGACAACACGACGTGGCGTTTTTTCATCCGGCGCGATATGACGTGGCCGAACGGCGAGAAGCTGACGGCTGCCGACGTTGAGTTCACGATGAACCAAGTGATCGAGAAGAATTGGCCCCAGCGTGCGCCGTTTGCCTCGATCACGGGCGCGCGGCTCGTCGATGAGTACACGGTCGACTTCATCGCGCGGCAGACCGACCAGTCGATCCCGAATGCGAGCCAACAGCTCTGGATTGTCCCCAAGCGCTATCTTGAACAAGTCGGCGACCGCGAGTTCGTGCTCAGGCCGATGGGGTCCGGACCGTACGAACTGGTGGAGTTTCGCGCAACAGACATCCTGCGCGTGCGAAAAAAGAGCACGCCGCATCCGTTCCGCCGCGCGATCGCGGATGAGCTGATTATTCGCCAGATCCCCGAGAACTCCCAGGTGGTTGCCGGGCTGCGAACGGGCGACCTCGATATCGCTTCCTCGCGCAACCTCACGGCCGAACAGGCAGACACGCTCAAGGCGGCGGGCCTCGTTGTCTTGGCGAACCCCGGCTCGAACATCGCCGGCATCATGCTCCAAGGACGCGCCGAAACGGAGAACACGCCGCTCCGTGACCGGCGGGTGCGCCTTGCGGTCAATTACGCCGTTGACCGCGCCTCGATCGCCCGCGCCATCTATCGCGACTACGGCCAACCGACGGGACAGCTGGCGTTTCCGGGGACACTTTACCACGACCCAGCGGTTCCGCCGTTCCCCTTCGACCCGGCGCGCGCTCGCCAGCTGCTCGCGGAAGCCGGGTATCCGAATGGGTTCAGGCTGCCTTGCGGGATCGACTTCACCCTGTCGATGACTCCCTCCGACTTGGTGGTTGCGGTGCAGAGCAACCTGCGTCAGGTGGGCATCGAGGTGGAGGTCAATCAGCTGGAACTGACCGAGTACGTCGACAAAGCGTATGGCCGGAAGCAGCAGTGCGACATGATGTTCGGCGGCACCGCAGACTTCCTCGGTTTTGGGCCGAGCCGGGTGTTCCAAGGCTGCGGGAAGCCGGCAGGGGGCGGTCCCGGCACGACGTGGTACTGCAACCCGGAATGGGACCGGCTGATGGACCTTGCCTATGCCGAGCGGGATCTCCAGAAGCGGATCGAGTATGCGCGGCAGGCCAACGCTATCCAGCGGCAGGACAGCTACTTGCTCTTCATGCTGAATGCGCCAAGCTTCATCGCCTACTCGCCGAAGATCCGCGGGATGAATATTGAACTGTCGTTCATCTACAACTTCGACAGTGTCTACCGGGTGAGATAG
- a CDS encoding Uma2 family endonuclease, whose product MDGRAFVQVQSDMRVSATQYFVPNLFLYHPESGVCFLKGRISGAGCPACHRVADMTFALDSGYKASADAAAGVPDYWVADLDAGRPIILRLPAQNGYQSVTRLQRGESIAPLACPDHMLNVEAIAGPSSGSTAPPLVKSG is encoded by the coding sequence GTGGACGGCCGAGCGTTCGTCCAAGTCCAAAGCGACATGCGCGTTAGCGCGACGCAGTATTTCGTTCCCAACCTTTTCCTCTACCACCCGGAGAGCGGCGTCTGTTTCCTAAAAGGCCGGATTTCGGGCGCAGGATGCCCTGCTTGTCATCGAGTTGCCGACATGACCTTCGCCCTCGACAGCGGCTACAAGGCGAGCGCTGACGCGGCGGCCGGCGTCCCCGACTACTGGGTCGCCGACCTCGATGCGGGCCGACCGATCATCCTCCGCCTCCCCGCCCAGAACGGCTACCAGTCAGTCACCCGACTTCAGCGCGGCGAGAGCATCGCACCGCTCGCCTGCCCCGACCACATGCTCAACGTCGAAGCGATCGCGGGACCGTCATCCGGCAGCACTGCGCCCCCGCTCGTGAAAAGCGGCTGA
- a CDS encoding Uma2 family endonuclease, with the protein MTLASQRAAAEPRPRRFTVAEYHRMGRVGILRPDERTELLDGIVVAMTPVSDSHAAAVKRTNHFFGRRVPEDVIVSVQDPIRLDDLNEPQPDVALLRPRADFYARATPTAEDVLLLVEVAVHSLEYDLGPKAAAYAKAGIRDYWVADLDAGQLIILRLPAQSGYQSVTRLQRGETVAPLALPDLTVPVEAILGPAEQP; encoded by the coding sequence ATGACCCTCGCATCCCAACGCGCCGCAGCTGAACCGCGCCCCCGACGCTTCACGGTCGCCGAGTACCATCGGATGGGACGGGTGGGGATACTGCGACCTGACGAGCGGACCGAGCTCCTCGATGGGATCGTAGTTGCGATGACCCCGGTCAGCGATAGCCATGCGGCAGCAGTGAAACGGACCAATCACTTTTTCGGCCGCCGCGTCCCTGAAGATGTCATCGTCAGCGTCCAGGATCCTATCCGGCTGGATGACTTGAACGAACCGCAGCCGGATGTTGCGCTCCTCCGACCGCGCGCCGATTTCTATGCCCGCGCAACTCCCACCGCTGAAGATGTCTTGCTACTTGTCGAAGTCGCTGTCCATTCGCTCGAGTACGACCTCGGCCCCAAAGCCGCCGCCTATGCCAAGGCCGGCATCCGAGACTACTGGGTCGCCGACCTCGATGCGGGCCAACTGATCATCCTCCGTCTCCCCGCCCAGAGCGGCTACCAGTCAGTCACCCGACTTCAGCGCGGCGAGACCGTCGCCCCGCTCGCCCTCCCCGACCTTACTGTCCCCGTCGAGGCCATCCTCGGGCCAGCGGAGCAGCCATGA
- a CDS encoding Uma2 family endonuclease produces MVTNGKRRQFTVRGFQQQFDAGILDEDERSELPEGESVETPPLTPPPMSSVNRGTRDFVQALGNRAVARPHNADVLGLRNVPQPGLALLAGRDDPCAGMAPAAEGRRLVIEIADTSLQRDRVRKGVPEYGASALNGGWSTVCRDPAPRGHRTVQVNQCSESIAPLALPDLTVPVEAVLGPRTEGR; encoded by the coding sequence ATGGTCACCAACGGCAAGCGGCGCCAGTTCACGGTCCGGGGGTTCCAGCAGCAGTTCGATGCCGGCATCCTCGACGAGGACGAACGCAGCGAACTGCCGGAAGGGGAGAGCGTCGAAACGCCCCCGCTTACCCCGCCGCCCATGAGCTCCGTCAATCGCGGCACGCGCGACTTCGTTCAAGCGCTCGGCAACCGCGCTGTGGCACGCCCGCACAACGCGGACGTGCTTGGCCTGCGCAATGTGCCCCAGCCGGGTCTTGCTCTCCTCGCCGGGCGGGACGATCCCTGCGCCGGCATGGCCCCGGCCGCCGAGGGCAGGCGGCTTGTCATCGAGATCGCTGACACCTCCCTCCAGCGCGACCGCGTTCGCAAAGGCGTCCCCGAGTACGGGGCCTCGGCCCTGAACGGGGGCTGGAGCACGGTGTGCCGCGACCCGGCGCCGCGCGGCCACCGCACCGTCCAAGTCAACCAGTGCAGCGAGAGCATCGCGCCGCTCGCCCTCCCCGACCTTACTGTCCCCGTCGAGGCCGTCCTCGGCCCTAGAACGGAGGGACGATGA